A genomic window from Gossypium hirsutum isolate 1008001.06 chromosome D12, Gossypium_hirsutum_v2.1, whole genome shotgun sequence includes:
- the LOC107946835 gene encoding inositol oxygenase 4 isoform X1 has protein sequence MIVSVEKPNATQAKSAEQAQPDANKLVSNDQFTVPQNNAFGNTFRDYEVGARTDKVEQHYKASHINQTYDFVKKIREEYKKLSKAEMGIWECCELLNEVVDDSDPDLDEPQIQHLLQSAEAIRKDYPNEDWLHLTALIHDLGKILVLPKFGELPQWAVVGDTFPVGCAFDEFNVHYKYFRENPDFKNPKYNTNNGVYSEGCGLDNLLMSWGHDDYMYMVAKENGTTLPQAGLFIIRYHSFYPLHKHGAYAQFMNEEDKKNMKWLHVFNKYDLYSKSKAHVDVEKVKPYYESLIAKYFPAKLKW, from the exons ATGATAGTTTCAGTTGAGAAACCCAATG CCACTCAAGCCAAGAGTGCGGAGCAGGCGCAGCCTGACGCAAATAAATTGGTATCGAATGACCAATTTACAGTGCCTCAAAACAATGCTTTTGGAAACACATTTAG GGATTATGAAGTAGGTGCAAGGACTGACAAAGTAGAGCAACACTACAAAGCTAGCCATATTAACCAAACATATGATTTC GTGAAGAAAATCAGGGAAGAATACAAGAAGCTTAGTAAGGCAGAAATGGGAATTTGGGAATGCTGTGAGCTCCTCAATGAGGTTGTTGATGACAGTGATCCCGACTTGGATGAACCACaaattcagcatttgttgcagagTGCTGAAGCAATCAGAAAAGACTATCCTAATGAAGACTGGTTGCATTTGACAGCACTCATTCATg ATCTAGGAAAGATCCTTGTTCTTCCAAAATTTGGTGAGCTACCTCAATGGGCTGTTGTTG GTGACACTTTCCCGGTTGGATGTGCTTTTGATGAGTTCAATGTCCATTACAAG TATTTTAGGGAGAACCCTGATTTCAAAAACCCCAAATACAACACCAATAATGGGGTTTACTCTGAAGGATGTGGACTGGACAATCTGCTTATGTCATGGGGACATGATGATTACATGTACATG GTGGCCAAAGAAAATGGGACCACATTGCCACAGGCAGGATTGTTCATCATCAGATACCATTCCTTCTACCCATTGCACAAGCATGGAGCTTATGCCCAGTTCATGAATGAGGAGGATAAGAAGAACATGAAATGGCTTCATGTTTTCAACAAATATGACTTGTACAGCAAGAGCAAAGCTCACGTTGATGTTGAAAAGGTCAAGCCATATTATGAATCCCTCATTGCCAAGTATTTCCCAGCAAAGCTGAAATGGTGA
- the LOC107946835 gene encoding inositol oxygenase 4 isoform X2, protein MIVSVEKPNATQAKSAEQAQPDANKLVSNDQFTVPQNNAFGNTFRDYEVGARTDKVEQHYKASHINQTYDFVKKIREEYKKLSKAEMGIWECCELLNEVVDDSDPDLDEPQIQHLLQSAEAIRKDYPNEDWLHLTALIHGDTFPVGCAFDEFNVHYKYFRENPDFKNPKYNTNNGVYSEGCGLDNLLMSWGHDDYMYMVAKENGTTLPQAGLFIIRYHSFYPLHKHGAYAQFMNEEDKKNMKWLHVFNKYDLYSKSKAHVDVEKVKPYYESLIAKYFPAKLKW, encoded by the exons ATGATAGTTTCAGTTGAGAAACCCAATG CCACTCAAGCCAAGAGTGCGGAGCAGGCGCAGCCTGACGCAAATAAATTGGTATCGAATGACCAATTTACAGTGCCTCAAAACAATGCTTTTGGAAACACATTTAG GGATTATGAAGTAGGTGCAAGGACTGACAAAGTAGAGCAACACTACAAAGCTAGCCATATTAACCAAACATATGATTTC GTGAAGAAAATCAGGGAAGAATACAAGAAGCTTAGTAAGGCAGAAATGGGAATTTGGGAATGCTGTGAGCTCCTCAATGAGGTTGTTGATGACAGTGATCCCGACTTGGATGAACCACaaattcagcatttgttgcagagTGCTGAAGCAATCAGAAAAGACTATCCTAATGAAGACTGGTTGCATTTGACAGCACTCATTCATg GTGACACTTTCCCGGTTGGATGTGCTTTTGATGAGTTCAATGTCCATTACAAG TATTTTAGGGAGAACCCTGATTTCAAAAACCCCAAATACAACACCAATAATGGGGTTTACTCTGAAGGATGTGGACTGGACAATCTGCTTATGTCATGGGGACATGATGATTACATGTACATG GTGGCCAAAGAAAATGGGACCACATTGCCACAGGCAGGATTGTTCATCATCAGATACCATTCCTTCTACCCATTGCACAAGCATGGAGCTTATGCCCAGTTCATGAATGAGGAGGATAAGAAGAACATGAAATGGCTTCATGTTTTCAACAAATATGACTTGTACAGCAAGAGCAAAGCTCACGTTGATGTTGAAAAGGTCAAGCCATATTATGAATCCCTCATTGCCAAGTATTTCCCAGCAAAGCTGAAATGGTGA
- the LOC107952037 gene encoding protein RGF1 INDUCIBLE TRANSCRIPTION FACTOR 1 — protein sequence MGAGGPDEEDNRWPPWLKPLLGEHFFVQCKLHADSHKSECNMYCLDCMNGALCSLCLAHHKDHRYIQIRRSSYHDVTRVSEIQKYLDISGVQTYVINSAKVVFINERPQPRPGKGVTNTCEVCDRSLVDSFRFCSLGCKIVGTSKDFQKKKRHMAAMASDSEDSYSSSGHGKLNNKVQSFRPSTPPPTSVNYRTAKRRKGIPHRAPMGGLIIQY from the exons ATG GGTGCTGGTGGACCTGATGAAGAAGACAATAGGTGGCCGCCATGGTTGAAACCTTTATTAGGAGAACATTTCTTCGTTCAATGCAAGCTTCATGCTGATTCTCACAAGAGTGAATGCAATATGTACTGCTTAGATTGTATGAATGGCGCTCTCTGCTCTCTCTGCCTTGCTCATCACAAGGATCATCGTTATATTCAG ATTAGGAGGTCCTCATACCATGATGTGACAAGGGTATCTGAGATACAGAAATACCTGGATATTTCTGGTGTTCAAACCTATGTTATTAACAGCGCTAAGGTTGTGTTCATCAATGAGAGGCCTCAGCCAAGGCCTGGAAAAGGTGTCACCAACACCTGTGAGGTCTGTGACCGTAGCCTGGTCGACTCCTTCCGCTTCTGCTCTCTTGGTTGCAAG ATTGTGGGTACATCAAAGGATTTCCAGAAGAAGAAGAGACATATGGCCGCCATGGCATCAGACTCTGAAGATTCATACAGCAGCAGTGGCCATGGAAAGCTCAACAACAAAGTGCAGAGCTTTCGTCCTTCAACGCCCCCTCCAACTTCGGTTAATTACCGAACTGCCAAACGAAGAAAGGGGATTCCCCATAGAGCCCCAATGGGAGGACTAATCATACAATATTAA